The Procambarus clarkii isolate CNS0578487 chromosome 42, FALCON_Pclarkii_2.0, whole genome shotgun sequence nucleotide sequence ggtatgtgtactcTTCTACCATCTGCTGCTGGAATGTGTCCTCTTCTTCCACCTGttgttggtatgtgtcctcttgtcccaTGTGCTGCTGTTATATGTCCTCTTGTTCCACCTGttgttggtatgtgtcctcttgaaccacctactgctggtatgtgtccttttacaccacctgttgctggtatgtgtcgtgttgaaccatctgttgctggtatgtgtcctcttgtaccacctgctggtatGTGTACTCCTGTACtatctgctgctggtatgtgtcctctggtatcacctgctgctggtatgtgtcctcttgtaccatctGCTGCTGGAATTTATCTTCTTGTTCCacttgctgctggtatgtgtcctcttttaacccttgctgctggtatgtgtactcttgtatcacctgctgctggtatgtgtattCTTGTACCATCTGTTGtttgtatgtgtcctcttgtaccacctgttGCTTGTATATGTAGTCTTGTACCACCTGttgttggtatgtgtcctcttgtacctcctgttgctggtatgtgtcctcttgatcCATCTGTTGTTGGTATATGTCCTCTTGCACCACGTGATGCTGATATGTGTACTCTTTGCAacctgttgctggtatgtgtcc carries:
- the LOC138373546 gene encoding uncharacterized protein DDB_G0285291-like, producing MDQEDTYQQQEVQEDTYQQQVVQDYIYKQQVVQEDTYKQQMVQEYTYQQQVIQEYTYQQQGLKEDTYQQQVEQEDKFQQQMVQEDTYQQQVIPEDTYQQQIVQEYTYQQVVQEDTYQQQMVQHDTYQQQVV